The Hymenobacter sp. 5317J-9 genome has a window encoding:
- a CDS encoding LytTR family DNA-binding domain-containing protein yields MKTRCLLVDDEPPALEVLETYVREVAHLELVGTCGNALEAFGILQAQPVDLMFLDIKMPKLLGTDFLRSLRHPPQVIFTTAYREFAYEGFELDAVDYLLKPVSLERFLKAVTKVGRAEGAQAAAPAEPVATPDAFLYFRIDRKMVKVVLNTILCIEGLKDYVKIHTVAGPPLVVKQTINGMEEKLSESNFLRIHRSFIVALEKIRTYNARHIEVANQELPIGRLFRPRVEEALG; encoded by the coding sequence ATGAAAACCCGCTGCTTATTGGTCGATGATGAGCCCCCGGCCCTGGAGGTGCTGGAAACCTACGTGCGCGAAGTGGCCCACCTGGAACTGGTGGGCACCTGCGGCAACGCTTTGGAAGCTTTCGGCATCCTCCAGGCCCAACCAGTCGACCTGATGTTTCTCGACATCAAAATGCCCAAGCTGCTAGGCACCGATTTCCTGCGCAGCCTGCGCCACCCGCCGCAAGTCATCTTCACCACCGCTTACCGCGAATTTGCCTACGAAGGCTTTGAGCTCGATGCGGTGGACTATTTGCTCAAGCCCGTGTCGCTGGAACGCTTCCTCAAAGCCGTGACCAAAGTGGGCCGCGCGGAGGGAGCACAGGCCGCGGCGCCTGCTGAGCCCGTCGCCACGCCCGACGCTTTCCTCTATTTTCGCATCGACCGGAAAATGGTGAAGGTGGTGCTCAACACCATCCTTTGCATCGAAGGCCTGAAGGACTACGTGAAAATCCATACCGTCGCTGGCCCGCCGCTGGTGGTGAAGCAAACCATCAACGGCATGGAGGAGAAGCTCTCGGAAAGCAATTTTCTGCGCATTCACCGCTCATTTATCGTGGCCCTGGAAAAAATCCGGACCTACAACGCCCGCCACATCGAAGTAGCCAACCAGGAGCTGCCCATCGGCCGCCTGTTTCGCCCCAGAGTAGAGGAAGCGCTGGGGTGA
- a CDS encoding vanadium-dependent haloperoxidase, producing the protein MLVADACSHSKSEEPATVSAPASSYRADVVVLWLNLQLKLVRTTAAGPVNTFGRPFGYSGIAGYEAVVPGIAGATSLGSQLNGLSGLPVADKTQAYNWALSANAALAAVNRGLFANTSAANKITIDSLEAANAAALQAGVGAEAQARSIDFGKQVAAAVLTWARTDGYDNAAPYTPPTGPGMWVPTAPAFAPAGFAYWGTNRPLVAGSGAGADPGPPLAYSAAPGSPFYAMAQEVYDLSQNLTADQRAIALFWNDAPNGRNFTPPGHWMSILTQVLVREQPALDKALKAYAKVGISMNDAAISCFKTKYTYTLLRPISYVRGELGHPGWLSLIKAPNFPDYSATHATLSAAAAAALTSLFGTNYAFTDQNYVQFGLGARSYTSFEQAGAEAGISRLYGGIHYRTSCEKGGGTRQKSGAEHRRQPDAALKYRPLG; encoded by the coding sequence TTGCTGGTAGCAGACGCCTGCTCACACTCAAAATCGGAGGAGCCGGCCACCGTTTCGGCGCCCGCGTCGTCGTACCGCGCCGATGTAGTGGTGTTGTGGCTCAACCTGCAGCTCAAGCTGGTGCGCACCACGGCGGCGGGGCCGGTCAATACTTTTGGGCGGCCGTTTGGCTACTCCGGCATTGCGGGGTACGAGGCCGTGGTGCCGGGCATTGCCGGGGCCACGTCGCTGGGCAGCCAGCTCAACGGCCTCAGCGGCCTGCCCGTGGCCGACAAAACCCAAGCCTATAATTGGGCCCTGAGTGCCAACGCGGCCCTGGCCGCCGTCAACCGGGGCTTGTTTGCCAACACCTCGGCGGCCAACAAAATCACCATCGATTCGCTGGAAGCGGCCAATGCGGCGGCGCTACAGGCCGGCGTTGGGGCCGAGGCGCAGGCCCGGTCCATCGATTTTGGCAAACAGGTAGCCGCGGCCGTACTCACGTGGGCGCGCACCGACGGCTACGACAACGCCGCGCCCTACACCCCGCCCACCGGGCCGGGCATGTGGGTGCCCACGGCCCCGGCCTTCGCGCCCGCCGGCTTCGCCTACTGGGGCACCAACCGCCCGCTGGTGGCCGGCAGCGGCGCCGGCGCCGACCCGGGACCGCCGCTGGCCTATTCGGCCGCGCCGGGCTCGCCTTTCTACGCCATGGCCCAGGAGGTGTACGACCTGTCGCAGAACCTCACGGCCGACCAGCGCGCCATTGCCCTGTTCTGGAACGACGCGCCCAACGGACGCAATTTCACCCCGCCCGGCCACTGGATGTCCATCCTCACGCAGGTGCTGGTGCGCGAGCAGCCCGCCCTCGACAAGGCCCTGAAAGCCTACGCCAAAGTGGGCATCAGCATGAACGACGCCGCCATCAGTTGCTTCAAAACGAAGTACACCTACACTTTGCTGCGGCCCATTAGCTACGTGCGCGGCGAGCTGGGCCACCCCGGCTGGCTGTCGCTCATCAAGGCCCCCAATTTTCCCGATTACAGCGCCACGCACGCCACGCTCTCGGCCGCCGCGGCCGCGGCCCTCACCAGCCTGTTCGGCACCAACTATGCGTTCACCGACCAGAATTACGTGCAGTTTGGGCTGGGAGCGCGCTCCTACACGTCGTTCGAGCAGGCGGGCGCTGAAGCCGGAATTTCGCGCCTCTACGGCGGCATTCATTACCGCACTTCGTGCGAGAAGGGGGGGGGCACAAGGCAAAAAAGTGGCGCAGAACATCGACGCCAGCCTGACGCTGCGCTAAAGTACCGCCCGCTAGGCTGA
- the hutH gene encoding histidine ammonia-lyase yields MPTHTISPAQPLTLAALAAVLADGRPVQLGDDAKTQIATCHEYLHQRLTHEDKPIYGINTGFGSLYNVSIAPEQRAQLQVNLMMSHACGTGAEVPQPLVRLMLFLKAQSLSYGHSGVQVATAERLVAMYNRELLPVVYEQGSLGASGDLAPLAHLCLPLLGLGEVNYQGYRLSAADAMSLFSWDPLALQAKEGLALLNGTQFMLAYAVDGVLRAQRLADAADVIGALSTEAFGGCADPFNENLHRIRPHAGQVLVARRLRELLAGSELQTQPRHAVQDPYSFRCQPQVHGASRDALAYVAQVVETECNSVTDNPNIFPDEDLILSGGNFHGQPLALALDHLAVAVAELGSISERRTYQLISGQRGLPTYLVAEPGLNSGLMIPQYTAAGIVSQTKQLCTPASVDSIVSSNGQEDHVSMGANAATKSRRVLDNVEQVLGIELMTAVQALAFRRPGRTSQELERVVAAFQQEVKFVGQDRVLYPDLHKAAAFVRKFDWQ; encoded by the coding sequence ATGCCCACCCATACCATTTCGCCCGCGCAGCCCCTCACCCTGGCCGCGCTGGCCGCCGTGCTGGCCGACGGCCGGCCCGTGCAACTTGGCGACGACGCCAAAACGCAAATCGCCACCTGCCACGAATACCTGCACCAGCGCCTGACGCACGAAGACAAGCCGATTTACGGCATTAACACCGGCTTTGGCTCCTTGTATAATGTGAGCATCGCGCCCGAGCAGCGCGCCCAGCTGCAGGTCAACCTGATGATGTCGCACGCCTGCGGCACCGGCGCCGAAGTGCCGCAGCCCCTCGTGCGCCTCATGCTCTTCCTCAAGGCCCAGAGCCTGAGCTACGGCCACAGCGGCGTGCAAGTGGCCACCGCCGAGCGCCTCGTGGCCATGTACAACCGCGAGCTGCTGCCCGTGGTATACGAGCAGGGCTCCTTGGGCGCCAGCGGCGATTTGGCCCCGCTGGCCCACCTCTGCCTGCCGCTGCTGGGCCTGGGCGAAGTGAACTACCAGGGCTACCGCCTGAGCGCCGCCGACGCCATGAGCCTCTTCAGCTGGGACCCGCTGGCGCTGCAGGCCAAGGAAGGCCTGGCGCTGCTGAACGGCACCCAGTTCATGCTGGCCTATGCCGTGGACGGGGTGCTACGCGCCCAGCGCCTAGCCGACGCCGCCGACGTCATTGGCGCGCTGTCGACCGAAGCTTTCGGGGGCTGTGCCGACCCATTTAATGAGAACCTGCACCGCATTCGGCCGCATGCCGGACAGGTCTTGGTGGCCCGGCGCCTGCGCGAGCTGCTAGCTGGCTCGGAACTGCAGACCCAGCCCCGCCACGCCGTGCAGGACCCTTATTCTTTCCGCTGCCAGCCGCAGGTGCACGGCGCCTCGCGCGACGCGTTGGCTTACGTGGCCCAGGTAGTGGAAACCGAATGCAACTCCGTAACCGACAACCCCAACATTTTCCCCGACGAGGACCTCATTCTGAGCGGCGGCAACTTCCACGGCCAGCCCCTGGCCCTGGCCCTCGACCACCTGGCCGTGGCCGTGGCCGAGCTGGGCAGCATCTCGGAGCGACGCACCTACCAGCTCATTTCGGGCCAGCGCGGCCTGCCTACCTACCTGGTGGCCGAGCCCGGCCTGAACTCCGGCCTGATGATACCGCAGTACACCGCCGCCGGCATCGTGAGCCAGACCAAGCAGCTGTGCACGCCGGCCTCGGTCGACAGCATTGTGAGCAGCAACGGCCAGGAAGACCACGTGAGCATGGGCGCCAACGCCGCCACCAAATCGCGCCGCGTGTTGGACAACGTGGAGCAGGTGCTGGGCATCGAGCTGATGACGGCGGTGCAGGCCCTGGCGTTTCGGCGCCCCGGCCGCACCTCGCAGGAGTTGGAGCGAGTGGTGGCCGCCTTCCAGCAGGAGGTAAAATTTGTGGGCCAGGACCGGGTGCTCTACCCCGACTTACACAAAGCCGCCGCCTTCGTCCGTAAGTTTGACTGGCAATAA
- a CDS encoding histidine kinase, which produces MAQAANPAVAAALRALDERRWLRHGLFWSVRVVLMAWLFLYGLRATTDWRVALHDSLILLPPQMLATYALLYGVLPWLPRPEHRGRFGLLLLAWLVLGLALTFAHRYYFFVPSHHGRPSAFSDYYLVYATGAHMPLLLTAGVAACLRVYRQRQRQAHRNAQLAQENFQAELQLLRAQIHPHFLFNTLNNLYSLTLKQSDQAPVVVERLTGLLHFVVEQGNAPLVPLADEVALLRNYLALEQLRYGPRLTLDFQAEGIGSPARIAPLLLLPLVENAFKHGAAEQVGAARIRIVLSVAQGWFTCVVVNSKNPDAGPAAPAGIGLRNVRERLRLLYPERHRFALETSADTFVVRLALHLADEAAPAAAPEPAEAPVHSAAARAWAVANAPGP; this is translated from the coding sequence ATGGCACAGGCAGCAAACCCGGCGGTGGCCGCCGCCCTGCGGGCCCTCGACGAGCGGCGCTGGCTGCGGCACGGCCTGTTCTGGTCGGTGCGCGTGGTGCTCATGGCCTGGCTGTTTCTCTACGGCCTGCGCGCCACCACCGACTGGCGCGTGGCCCTGCACGACTCGCTGATTCTGCTGCCGCCCCAGATGCTGGCCACCTACGCGCTGCTCTACGGCGTGCTGCCCTGGCTGCCGCGGCCCGAGCACCGCGGCCGCTTCGGGCTGCTGCTGCTGGCGTGGCTGGTGCTGGGGCTGGCCCTCACGTTTGCGCACCGCTACTACTTTTTTGTGCCTTCGCACCACGGCCGGCCCTCGGCGTTTTCCGACTATTACCTCGTGTATGCCACCGGGGCGCACATGCCGCTGCTGCTCACGGCCGGGGTGGCGGCCTGCCTGCGCGTGTACCGGCAGCGGCAGCGGCAAGCGCACCGCAACGCGCAGCTGGCGCAAGAGAATTTTCAGGCCGAGCTGCAGTTGCTGCGGGCCCAAATTCACCCGCACTTTCTCTTCAACACCCTCAACAATCTGTATTCGCTCACACTGAAGCAGTCTGACCAGGCCCCGGTGGTGGTGGAACGCCTCACCGGGCTGCTGCATTTTGTGGTGGAGCAGGGCAACGCCCCGCTGGTGCCCCTGGCCGACGAAGTGGCCCTGCTGCGCAACTACCTGGCCCTGGAGCAGCTGCGCTACGGCCCGCGCCTCACCCTGGATTTTCAAGCCGAGGGCATCGGCTCCCCGGCCCGCATTGCGCCGCTGCTGCTGCTGCCGCTGGTCGAAAACGCCTTTAAGCACGGCGCGGCCGAACAGGTGGGCGCGGCCCGCATCCGCATTGTGCTAAGCGTGGCGCAGGGCTGGTTCACGTGCGTCGTCGTCAATTCCAAAAACCCCGATGCCGGCCCCGCCGCACCGGCCGGCATCGGGCTGCGCAACGTGCGGGAGCGCCTGCGCCTGCTCTACCCGGAGCGCCACCGCTTCGCGCTGGAAACCAGCGCCGACACCTTTGTGGTGCGCCTGGCGCTGCACCTGGCCGACGAAGCGGCGCCGGCTGCCGCCCCAGAGCCGGCGGAAGCCCCCGTTCACTCCGCGGCCGCCCGGGCCTGGGCCGTGGCCAACGCGCCCGGGCCATGA
- a CDS encoding T9SS type A sorting domain-containing protein: MKLFPLHLANWLPGCLLLALALAGPARAQFSTTPSQTQFVSNAPNYQLGVQAFADGAGGSYIVWIDKRNGNNSGLGTGIYAQRLNAAGVPLLPTNGLRLFQTGSRDIFGMRAVAWQGGVLVAWVQGAFGVGGDTVRCQFYSATGVPQWSSPTVVAYRTLPTVIYESEQGLNIIPSSTGATITHALALNGGSNRFTYNKIGPTGVLSYPNNDRQVVVVPVGIFASDYYHTVGDGGDGFYMVASAGGLGSPIYAQHFSAAGAATWANYTTISAGGASGRGSDWQLLTDPANALYVAWTSNGGDPLVAKVLPSGTLGWASPGYVALSTDPAYQTNPHAIWHDNALWMIWEDARGGSGNFDYKCYAQKIDAAGTLAWAAGGVPVYSLSAGYPRPKLAPSDNGAVMAFYSTDANAANFRAQKILPSGAVAFTSPGVILHSIAENRPYELDYIPVGQPNGSVQVFWSSPGPAPTGRDICAGRIQSSGSLLSSTERAAAALGVEVYPNPATSELRLRFPAAAKPGSLRLYNGCGDLVRVFADAAQPLSVRGLPVGLYVLRATVAGQAVSQRLAVE, translated from the coding sequence ATGAAGCTCTTCCCTCTTCACCTGGCAAACTGGCTGCCGGGCTGCCTGCTGCTGGCGTTGGCATTGGCTGGGCCGGCGCGGGCGCAATTCTCCACCACACCCTCGCAAACCCAGTTCGTAAGCAACGCGCCCAACTACCAACTGGGCGTGCAGGCCTTCGCCGATGGTGCAGGCGGCTCCTACATTGTCTGGATTGACAAGCGCAACGGCAACAACTCCGGCCTCGGCACCGGTATTTATGCCCAGCGCCTCAACGCGGCTGGGGTGCCACTGCTGCCCACCAACGGCCTGCGACTGTTCCAAACCGGCAGTCGCGACATCTTCGGCATGCGGGCCGTTGCCTGGCAAGGCGGGGTGCTGGTGGCCTGGGTGCAAGGAGCCTTTGGCGTGGGGGGCGACACCGTGCGCTGCCAGTTCTACAGCGCAACCGGCGTGCCGCAATGGTCCTCGCCCACCGTGGTGGCCTACCGCACCCTGCCCACCGTCATCTACGAAAGCGAGCAGGGGCTCAACATCATTCCCTCCAGCACGGGCGCCACCATCACCCACGCCCTGGCCCTGAACGGCGGCAGCAACCGCTTCACCTACAATAAAATTGGGCCGACGGGCGTGCTGAGCTACCCCAACAACGACCGGCAGGTGGTGGTGGTGCCCGTGGGCATCTTTGCTTCCGACTATTACCACACGGTGGGCGACGGCGGCGACGGCTTCTACATGGTGGCCAGCGCCGGCGGCTTAGGCTCGCCCATCTACGCCCAGCACTTCAGCGCGGCCGGCGCGGCCACCTGGGCCAACTACACCACCATCTCGGCGGGCGGTGCGTCGGGGCGCGGTTCGGACTGGCAGCTCCTGACCGACCCGGCCAACGCCCTCTACGTGGCCTGGACCTCCAACGGCGGCGACCCGCTGGTGGCTAAGGTGCTGCCCAGCGGCACGCTGGGCTGGGCCAGCCCCGGCTATGTGGCCCTGAGCACCGACCCCGCGTATCAAACCAACCCCCACGCCATTTGGCACGATAACGCGCTTTGGATGATATGGGAAGACGCCCGCGGCGGCAGCGGCAACTTCGATTACAAGTGTTATGCCCAAAAGATTGACGCGGCCGGCACGTTGGCTTGGGCGGCCGGCGGGGTGCCCGTGTACTCCTTGTCCGCAGGTTATCCGCGTCCCAAGCTGGCGCCATCCGACAACGGCGCGGTGATGGCCTTCTACAGCACGGATGCCAACGCCGCCAACTTCCGCGCTCAGAAAATCCTGCCCAGTGGCGCAGTTGCCTTCACCTCGCCCGGCGTCATTCTGCATTCAATAGCCGAAAACCGTCCCTATGAGTTGGACTACATACCTGTAGGGCAGCCCAATGGCTCGGTGCAGGTATTTTGGTCGTCGCCGGGGCCCGCGCCTACGGGGCGCGACATCTGCGCGGGCCGCATACAGAGTTCGGGCTCGCTGCTCAGCTCCACCGAGCGCGCGGCCGCGGCGCTTGGGGTTGAAGTGTATCCCAACCCTGCCACTTCGGAACTGCGCCTCCGCTTTCCGGCTGCTGCCAAGCCTGGCAGCCTGCGCCTATACAACGGGTGCGGCGACTTGGTGCGGGTTTTCGCCGACGCCGCGCAGCCGCTGTCGGTTCGGGGGTTGCCGGTGGGCCTGTATGTGCTGCGGGCCACGGTGGCCGGGCAAGCTGTGAGCCAGCGCCTAGCAGTAGAGTAG
- a CDS encoding YbaB/EbfC family nucleoid-associated protein, whose amino-acid sequence MAFDLSGMMGKVKELQDKMQQAQQEIQHITATGEAGGGLVRATASGHRKVLKLEIDETLLTPQDRDMLADLVVAAVNKALDEAAELARQELQRKTSGLMPNVPGLDLSGFGA is encoded by the coding sequence ATGGCATTCGACCTCTCCGGCATGATGGGCAAAGTGAAAGAGCTGCAGGACAAAATGCAGCAGGCCCAGCAGGAAATCCAACACATTACGGCCACGGGCGAAGCTGGCGGCGGCCTGGTGCGCGCCACCGCCAGCGGCCACCGCAAGGTGCTCAAGCTCGAAATCGACGAAACCCTGCTCACCCCGCAGGACCGCGACATGCTGGCCGACCTCGTGGTAGCCGCCGTGAACAAAGCCCTGGACGAAGCAGCCGAGCTGGCCCGCCAAGAGCTCCAACGCAAAACCAGCGGCCTGATGCCCAACGTGCCCGGCCTCGATTTGAGCGGTTTTGGCGCCTAG
- a CDS encoding glycosyltransferase family 2 protein codes for MPNVGACADVAIVILNWNGAGFLRRFLPGVLTHADGARVIVADNASTDDSVELMSREFPLVELLLLERNFGFCEGYNQALAQVNSDFFVLLNSDVEVTLGWLRPLRALLEASPRIAAVQPKILTHADPTYFEYAGAGGGYLDRLAYPFCRGRLFDTLEKDQGQYDDSRPVAWASGACLLVRRSAWHALGGLEPAFFAHMEEIDFCWRLQNAGHEVWYHGGSAVRHVGGGTLPKTNPRKTYLNFRNGLALLFKNAAPGELLWPLWQRLVLDGVAGVKFLLSGELGNFWAVLRAHFSFYGKLGYWRRKRREARPHLRVAQRQGVYHGSVVWAYFAQGKRKFSDLGLR; via the coding sequence GTGCCAAACGTTGGCGCCTGCGCCGACGTGGCCATTGTCATCCTGAACTGGAACGGCGCCGGTTTTCTGCGCCGCTTTTTGCCCGGCGTGCTCACCCACGCCGACGGCGCCCGCGTCATCGTGGCCGACAACGCTTCGACCGACGATTCGGTGGAACTGATGTCGCGCGAGTTTCCGCTGGTGGAACTGCTGCTGCTGGAGCGCAACTTCGGCTTTTGCGAAGGCTACAACCAGGCGCTGGCCCAAGTGAACAGCGACTTTTTCGTGCTGCTGAATTCCGACGTGGAAGTGACCCTGGGCTGGCTGCGCCCCCTGCGCGCGCTGCTCGAAGCCAGCCCGCGCATTGCCGCCGTGCAGCCCAAAATCCTGACCCACGCCGACCCCACCTACTTCGAGTACGCGGGCGCAGGCGGCGGCTACCTCGACCGGCTGGCCTACCCCTTCTGCCGCGGCCGGCTCTTCGACACCCTCGAAAAAGACCAGGGCCAGTACGACGACTCGCGTCCCGTGGCCTGGGCCAGCGGTGCCTGCCTGCTGGTGCGCCGCAGCGCCTGGCACGCCCTCGGCGGCCTCGAACCCGCGTTTTTTGCGCACATGGAGGAAATCGACTTCTGCTGGCGCCTGCAAAATGCCGGGCACGAAGTGTGGTACCACGGCGGCAGCGCCGTGCGCCACGTGGGCGGCGGCACCCTGCCCAAAACCAACCCCCGCAAAACCTACCTCAACTTCCGCAACGGTCTGGCGCTGCTCTTCAAAAATGCGGCGCCCGGCGAACTGCTCTGGCCCCTGTGGCAGCGGCTGGTGCTCGACGGCGTGGCCGGCGTGAAGTTTCTGTTAAGCGGCGAGTTGGGCAACTTTTGGGCGGTGCTGCGCGCGCATTTCAGCTTTTATGGCAAGCTGGGCTACTGGCGCCGGAAGCGGCGCGAAGCCCGGCCGCACCTGCGCGTGGCCCAGCGCCAGGGCGTGTACCACGGCAGTGTGGTGTGGGCCTACTTTGCCCAAGGCAAGCGCAAGTTCAGCGACTTGGGCCTGCGCTAG
- a CDS encoding gliding motility-associated C-terminal domain-containing protein, which produces MANDPTGGPGSTYYIRTFRVYDNTAPTFTVAPCPSGNALITITDLVYDYYSVQSGSGAPLNLNPGQRSAVVPLASGATSVTVVGHYTAPNICESQQATQPVAALLPPQTPLFTTLTLQGALPGGTATLAIGQLPAGYFYTLQRADASAPGGFATVATVPAGSTSFAVPGAAPGCYRLQRTDACQLSTAASDLICTLNLTGNSTQNRNQLLFSDAGGSGAVYTVSRDGKMLTTGIASISGGLEDSDVQCGTSYSYIVTATYPNGTKSVSNAVTVLTTSNLPPQQPLLVPSFNVRNVVELRPVLAGGILPTGSTLSYRRLAGGSPTDFGSATSLRPRRDSTALEDLRKNSPCYSVRITDVCGNASPESAATCPSLLNASPADADGTTASLSWSAFTGPIPSAAASYVLERLSSDNQVIDNIAVSGNSYTDLSPNTTQQVLRYRLRISGAGLPAGTVSYSNIATVTRPLFLTIPTAFTPNGDGLNDVLEVKGKYLKDYTFVVVDRNGQEVFRGTQRADVWDGRIKGHAPVLGGYVWRFQQNNEDGTPFTASGSVTILK; this is translated from the coding sequence TTGGCAAATGACCCCACGGGCGGACCAGGTTCAACCTACTACATCCGCACCTTCCGCGTCTACGACAACACCGCCCCGACCTTTACGGTGGCCCCCTGCCCCAGTGGCAACGCGCTGATTACCATCACCGACCTAGTATACGACTACTATTCGGTGCAATCCGGCTCTGGCGCTCCGCTCAATCTCAACCCCGGGCAGCGCAGCGCGGTGGTGCCACTGGCCAGCGGAGCTACTTCGGTCACGGTGGTGGGTCACTACACGGCGCCTAATATTTGCGAAAGCCAGCAGGCCACGCAGCCCGTGGCTGCGCTGCTGCCGCCCCAAACGCCGCTCTTCACCACGCTCACGCTGCAGGGCGCCCTGCCCGGCGGCACGGCTACGCTCGCCATTGGCCAGCTGCCGGCCGGCTACTTCTACACCCTGCAGCGGGCCGATGCCAGCGCGCCCGGCGGCTTTGCCACGGTGGCCACGGTGCCCGCCGGCAGCACCTCCTTCGCCGTGCCCGGCGCCGCGCCCGGGTGCTACCGCCTGCAGCGCACCGATGCCTGCCAGCTCAGCACCGCGGCCTCGGACCTGATTTGTACGCTCAACCTCACGGGCAATTCCACGCAAAACCGCAACCAGCTGCTGTTCAGCGACGCCGGTGGTTCGGGCGCGGTCTACACCGTGAGCCGCGACGGCAAGATGCTCACGACGGGCATTGCTTCAATCTCGGGAGGCCTGGAAGACAGCGACGTGCAATGCGGCACCAGCTACTCCTATATCGTGACGGCCACCTATCCCAACGGCACGAAGTCGGTTTCCAACGCCGTCACTGTCCTCACCACATCCAACCTGCCGCCCCAGCAGCCGCTGCTGGTGCCCAGCTTCAACGTGCGCAATGTGGTGGAGTTGCGGCCGGTGCTGGCCGGCGGCATCCTGCCCACCGGCAGCACGCTTTCGTATCGCCGCCTGGCCGGTGGGAGCCCGACCGATTTTGGCAGCGCCACCAGCCTGCGCCCCCGCCGCGACTCTACGGCGCTGGAAGACCTGCGCAAAAACTCGCCCTGCTACTCGGTGCGCATCACGGACGTGTGCGGCAACGCCTCGCCCGAAAGCGCGGCCACCTGCCCCAGCCTGCTGAACGCCAGCCCGGCCGATGCCGACGGCACCACAGCCAGCCTGTCCTGGTCGGCCTTCACCGGCCCCATTCCCAGCGCGGCGGCCAGCTACGTGCTCGAACGCCTCAGCTCCGACAACCAGGTGATAGACAACATTGCCGTGAGCGGCAACAGCTACACCGACCTGTCGCCCAACACCACGCAGCAGGTGTTGCGCTACCGCCTGCGCATCAGCGGGGCGGGGCTGCCGGCGGGCACGGTCAGCTACTCCAACATTGCCACCGTGACGCGGCCGCTGTTCCTCACCATCCCCACGGCCTTCACCCCCAACGGCGATGGGCTGAACGATGTGCTCGAAGTAAAAGGCAAGTATTTGAAGGATTACACCTTCGTGGTGGTGGACCGCAACGGGCAGGAAGTATTCCGCGGCACGCAGCGCGCCGACGTGTGGGACGGCCGCATCAAAGGGCACGCGCCGGTGCTGGGCGGCTACGTGTGGCGCTTCCAGCAAAACAACGAGGACGGCACACCCTTCACGGCTTCGGGCTCGGTCACCATTCTAAAATAA
- a CDS encoding histidine kinase, translating into MSGGPNRRVMRHAAFWLATMVLSYLMQLPAHFLAGARLYVGGILFVQTPAALLTIYPLLYGVLPRLLRGQFGLIMLLLLAWVPASVLVVDVLRMLYDLGPAAWFGEPVPATFDWSNYQDLGFAWFVLLVMAGAASTLKLLNHWNEQQRLGQELQQRKLHAELQLLKAQLQPPFLFDTLGTLRTLTGRKSPEAPGAVLHLAELLRYLPYASAREAGPLADEADMLRHYVALEALRLGPRIDVSLHFSGDLTAARIAPLLLLPLVENAFRHGAGPAHECPWVSIDLVAKPHSLVVKVINSRVADAANWQEGPGLRTLRARLARLYPGRHSLKLVAEPDTFLATLHLRAARPPEPPAKPLPTRNAAAEAFRKAVSSPPPPR; encoded by the coding sequence ATGAGCGGCGGGCCCAACCGCCGGGTGATGCGGCACGCCGCCTTTTGGCTGGCCACCATGGTGCTCAGCTACCTGATGCAGCTGCCGGCGCACTTCCTGGCCGGGGCACGCCTGTACGTGGGCGGCATTTTATTCGTGCAGACGCCCGCTGCGCTGCTCACCATTTACCCCTTGCTGTACGGGGTGCTGCCCCGGCTGCTGCGCGGGCAGTTTGGGCTGATAATGCTGCTGCTGCTGGCGTGGGTGCCGGCCAGCGTCCTGGTGGTGGACGTGCTGCGGATGCTGTACGACCTGGGGCCGGCGGCGTGGTTTGGCGAGCCCGTGCCGGCAACATTCGATTGGTCGAACTACCAAGACCTCGGCTTCGCGTGGTTTGTGCTGCTGGTGATGGCCGGGGCCGCCAGTACGCTCAAGCTGCTGAACCACTGGAACGAGCAGCAGCGGCTGGGCCAGGAGCTGCAGCAACGCAAGCTGCATGCCGAACTGCAGCTGCTGAAGGCACAGCTGCAGCCCCCGTTTCTGTTCGACACGCTCGGCACCCTGCGCACGCTCACCGGCCGCAAATCGCCGGAAGCCCCGGGGGCAGTGCTGCACCTTGCCGAACTGCTGCGCTACCTGCCCTACGCCAGCGCCCGCGAGGCCGGCCCCCTGGCCGACGAAGCCGACATGCTGCGCCATTACGTGGCGCTGGAGGCCTTGCGGCTGGGCCCGCGCATAGACGTATCGCTCCATTTCAGCGGCGACCTCACGGCGGCCCGCATTGCGCCGCTGCTGTTGCTGCCACTGGTCGAAAACGCCTTCCGGCACGGCGCCGGCCCCGCCCACGAATGCCCCTGGGTGAGCATCGACCTGGTGGCCAAGCCGCATTCTCTCGTCGTGAAAGTCATCAACAGCCGCGTCGCGGACGCCGCCAACTGGCAGGAAGGCCCCGGCCTGCGCACCCTGCGCGCGCGGCTGGCCCGCCTCTACCCCGGCCGCCACTCGCTGAAACTCGTGGCCGAGCCGGATACCTTTCTGGCCACCCTGCACCTGCGCGCCGCCCGGCCCCCCGAGCCCCCGGCCAAGCCGCTGCCCACCCGCAACGCCGCGGCGGAAGCATTTCGCAAAGCCGTGAGCAGCCCCCCCCCGCCTAGATAA